The Streptomyces noursei ATCC 11455 sequence CAGCGAGCCCCTCCCTACCCCGCTGGATTCCGCCCGCTGGCGACCAGCCGCTCCTGCAGGCGTGCGTGGCGGAACTGGTAGACGGAGCCCTCCTGGCGCAGGACACCACGTTGGTGGACGTCGTCGAGGAACCGCATCAGACGCCAGGGGAGTCTGCCGCGCAGGGCGAGCCTGGCGTGGGTCACCTGGTAGGCGCCCCACCGTGACGCGATGATCGCCCACAGGGCGAATGCCATGACGCACTGGGCGATTCTGAAGCTCAACGGGACGTCGCCGCTCACCCGCGACAGCCCCATCACCTCGTGCACGACGTCGGTGCCGGCCAGGACCAGGATCGCCGACGCGGCGGCCACGGTGAGCGGTGCACGACGCTCCCGGGCCATCAGGACGGCCGGGCTGACGGATTCGACGTCGACCTGTTTGCGGTCCCAGTAGATGCTCATCATCGCGTTCGGTACGAGGAGACCCAGCGCGACGGCGCAGGCCAGGGCCGTCGGCACGACGGGCACGCGGCCTCCCGTGGCGACCCAGGCCACGACGAACATGGTCGCCGTGGCGAGCGACCCCCCGACCGCCACACTGGAGTACTTGGACCGGTAGTGCGGGCGCTTCCTGACTGCCCCGCCACGCCAGAGCGCGATACAGCACATCGCGCCGATCGGGCCCCCGCCGGACCAGACGAAGCCCCACGGCACGGCCCGCCCGCCGAGGACGGCGGCCACGATGATCGTCAGGCTGAAACAGCACCAGGCGGCTGCCCCGAACGTCCACGCGTTCTCACTGGCGGGCCCGTCCTGTTCCAACTGCCACCAGGCCAGGTCGCGGGTCTTGAGCCGCTTCATGTGCTGGGCCAGGAACACCAGCCAGCGACGGGACCTGGCCTCGTCCCAGCGCCGGGCTCGCCAGGCGAAGGCGTTGCGCGCGGCGGGTTCGCGCCGGAACGCCGTCGACAGAAGCGCATCCAGCAGATGCGCCTCGATCGCCGCCGCGCTCGACAGGCGTGCGGTGTCGGCGAGTTCCGCCGGGTCACGGCCGCTCTCCGGGGCGTAGGCGGTGCGCGCGAGGCCGAGCAGCAGCGGGCTGGCGAGCGCATCGGCCAGCGGCCCGCGCGGCTCGGCCGCCAGGCGATCGAGCACGGGCCGCCACCGGGCCTCGCGCCGGGCGCTGTGCGGCGCGAGCAGATAGCGCCTGACGTCCTCCGGGGCCACCGGTCTGGCCCGCAGCACAGTCGCTGCGTACAGGCCGTCACTGCCGTTGAGCAGCGCCTGGTACTCGCCGGTTCGGCAGGTCAGCACGAGCGGGTCGCGGTCCGAAAGCGCCTGGTTGATCTTGGCGAGGGCATCGGCCCGGCGGCGTTGCGGCAGTTCGTCCAGTCCGTCGAGCACGGGCAGGATCAGCCCGGCGTCGACCAGTCGGCCGGCGTTCGCCGCGGCCGTCGCTCCGGTGCCCAGAACCGGGTACTCCTCGCCCAGTCGGCGGGGCAACCAGTTGGTCAGGTGCTCGGCCGCCGGATCCCACGATCCGATGGACAGCAGCACCGGGATCGGATCACCGACCGCTCGATGCGCGAGCAGCTCATGGACCAGCAGCACGGCCATGGTCGTCTTACCCGCCCCCGCGGAACCGAGGATCACCAACCGTCGCGGTGTGGGCAGTTGGCGGTACCGGTCCGCGAACCGGGCGGCGGACCAGACGCCCTGTCCTCCGGCCATTTCCCATGCGATCGGCAACGGCGCGGCCCCGAACAGCCCGCGCACCGCCGCCTCCGCTTCCCACTGCCCGGCCACCGCCCGGGCCAGCCGCTGGGCCAGTCGCTCCACTTCGTCCGGTGGGGCATCGCTCTGGTGGACGTGGATCTCTCCCGCCTGCACGACGCTCTCGGCGTGGCCGGAGAACTCGTTGCGCACCTCACCGCTCATGCCGTGATGGTCGCACCAATCGGCCGCAGTGGTATAGGAAATGACGCCGCACCAGATGCGAGAGCGGCTCCTCGTCGAAACCCTCCCGTCCTCTTCGCCGAGTTCCTCCCGGTCGTCGGCCGCGGTTCCCGCCCGGAACCGAAGGAGACAGTGGCGATGCCGTCAGCGGTTCGCGGCGGACACATAGCGTGCCAACTCCGCGGCCAGGCGCTGCATGACCGTGTGGTTGGCGCGCCGCATCGTGGCGCGGACGGCCGGGGCCAACAGCCGTTCGGCGAGCGGGGCGCGCGTCCAGGCGTAGGTGAACGAGATGCGGCTCCCGCCCGACGGCAGCGGTTCGATGGTGTAGGTGCCGTGGGCCAGGCGCCGGCCGGCGGCGCTGATGTTGCGTTCGACGAGGCGCCGCGGCGCCTCCGCCTCGACGACTTCGATGACGACGTCGGACGTCACGCCGCCCAGCGCGGCGGTGACAGTGGCGCGTGAACCGATACCGCGGCCGGGGCCGTCGTAGCGCCAGTCGGTCAGATAGTGGTCGGTGAATCGCTCGTGGTGCGCCATGACATCGAGGAAGTCGTAGACCTGCGCGGGCGTCTGCGGTACGTCGATCGACACGGTGACAGACTTCATGTACCACACGGTACATCCGCCCTGTACCGTCACAGCTCCGCCCGGAACCCGGTCTCCCACCCGCCGCCGATGTCGCGCGGCTGCTCTGGCAATGGCTGACGGACCCTCAACTGGCCGGTCAGGAGCGACTCTTCTTCGAGATCTGCGTCCACGCCCTCAAGGCCGCCCTGAGGCGGTCCCGATCCTTGAAGGGCTGGTGGGGGACTGGCCGGAGCCGCTGATGGCCGCCGAAACGGTCGCGGGGATGGACCCCGCCACGGCCCGGAACCGCGCCAGGCCGGGGCTCGCCACCGTCCGCGGCCTGCTGCTCGACCTGCTCGCCACCGACGACCGCGCCGGCGTGAACGCGGCGATGGAGGAGTTCCTCCGCCGGTACTACGGCACGGAGCGACACGGCTGCCGCTGGGACCGATCCACCGGGCCGGGACGGCAATTCACCGCGGCTTCCGATCGGCACACGGTCGGTCTCGACAGCAGGCTGGAGACCCGGCGGTGCGGGGCCAGGTCTCCAGCGCGGTCCGCTTCCCTACAAGCCGGCCCGGCCGGCCGGATCCGCTACCTGTACCGGTAGCGGATCCGGCCGCGGGTGAGGTCGTAGGGGCTGAGTTCCACGAGCACCCGGTCGTAGGGGAGGATCTTGATGTAGTTCTTGCGGATCTTCCCGCTGATATGGGCGAGCACCATGTGCCCGTTCTGGAGCTCCACCTTGAAGGTGGCGTTGCGCAGGCACTCGACGACGGTGCCTTCGGCTTCTATGCCCCCTGCTGCTTTTGTCATGATCGCTCACTTCTCCCGTTCTGCGACGGGGTGTTCGGTAGGAAACGCATGTGGTGTGCGGTCGGGCGCGACGGGGTCGCCGGCCGCGGTGTGGCGGAGTGTCGTCGGCGCACGAGCTCCAGGGTGCCGGCCGTGCGCCGGGCACCGATGCCCTCGAACAGGGCGGTGGCCGCCGCGTTGGCCTCGTCCACCTCGGCCCATGCCGCGCAGACCCCGGAGCGGTGCAACGAACCCAGCGCGTGGGCCAGCAGCGCCCGGGCGATACCACGGCGGTGCCGGTCGGCCCGGACGGCGATCAGCCCGATCCGTGGCTGTCGGATCAGCGGCGCCACCCGGACCAGTCCCACGTACTGGTCGGCGTACCGTGCCACCGCGTACTTCGACGGATCGACCAGGGTGGTCCCCACCGGGCGGGGCAGCACCTCGGCCGGCATCGTCCGCCATCCGACGGTGGCCTCGACCTCGTCGCGGATGACGCGGTCCAGGGCACGCAGCGGGCCTTCCTCCGCGTGACCGGCGGGCACGATCGTCACGCCCGACGGGGGTCGCACCGAGCCGAGCCCGCTGACGTGCGGGTCGGTGGGCACGAGATAGCCCCGCTCGCGGCGTGCGACGGCGAAGCCGGCCCGCTCCCAGGCGGACCTGGAGTCGTCGTCGGCCTCGTCGACGACGGCGTACAAGGCGGTGGGCAGGTCCGCCAGCATCGCGGCGACGATGCGGTCGAAGACCGCGCCGTGCCACGCGTCGATGCTGATGAAGAGCCGGCCGTCGGGTCGTCGCGCAGCGTCGCCGCGGCCGACCGTCAGGTCGTCCTCCACGGCATGCCACTGCATGTCCGAAACCCGCGTGACCATGATCGCGCGGTCGTCCGCGCTCGAAGTGGAATGCACAAGATTCATAGGTGTTGCCTCTCGGGAGTGCCTTGTACGAGGCGCTCCCGGCGACACCTGCGTCAATCGCCCACCGTGACGAAAAGGGGGAGCACCCACATGGATACAGCCTTCATGGGTCTCACCTCCTCGCGTTCTCTCACGGCTGCCCAGACGGTACCAGCGGGGGTCGGCCGGCCCAACCCAATTAAAGCCACCGGCTTGGGCCCGCGCGGCTGCCTGGTACTGCGCCGTGCCGCGGACGGCGAAGCGGAAGTCCGGGCCCTGCGTGTCGAAGTCGTCGAAGTCGGTGCGGTCGTCGCATTCGGTGCAGTTGGTGAAGTCGGTGATCACACGAGCGCGTTCGCTGTTGGAGAGCTTCGCAAGTTCTGCTGGCCCGGCCGGGTGATGTGGCGTTAAGAGGCCCGACGCGGAGGAATTCCTCTCATCGAATCCACTCCACCTCGCGGGCGTCCTCACCTCGGGGGCGTCCTCGCCACCACCTCACGCGTGCCCCGTGCGCACACCGACGTCGCCCGCGAACGGAAAGAGAGGAAGAGCCTGCCATGCGGCACCATTTCCGCATTCTGACCGTCTCCGCCATGCTCACCGCGCTCACCTTCGGATGTGCCGCCCTGGCCCAGGCCGAGGGTTCGGGTGAAAAGCCCCGGCTCAAGACCGTCCTCACCAACGTCCCTGTCGTCGGTCACGTCGTCGACGGGCTTGACGAAGAGGGGTATTGAGCAAGACGCCTCCGGACGCGACACGTTGCGCCCCGACGTACGCGTCGGGTGCGTGTGACGGCACCCGACGGTCTCGGTGATGTGCCCCCCTCTGCACCGATGGCCACCGCGCCACCAGGTGTCGGACCCCGCAGGCTCCTGTGCCGTGAGGGTTGGGGTCAGGCGTGCTCGGGAGTGGACCACTCGACGAACTGGATGATCACGCCGTTGGGGTCGGTGACCTGGAACAGGGTTTCGCCCCAGGGCTCCTTGCGCAGCGGCATGGTGATCTCGATTCCCGCGTCGCGCAGTCGCTTCTGCTGTTCTGCCAGGCCGCCGTCGAGGGTGAAGGCCAGGATCAGGCCGTCGGCGTGCCGGTCGCGCTGCTCGGGCGGCAGCACCTGGATGCCGCGGGCGAGCAGAACGACATCGACCGCGTCGGCCCGCGACAGGGAGGCGAAACCGTCGGCAGCCTGCTGGACGGTGTAGCCGAGGTGGGTGGTGAAGAACGCCTGGGAGGCGGCGACGTCGTCAACGGTGAGCGAGACGGTGGAGGCAGTGAACTGCATGGGGATCTCCATGGGTGCGGCGGGAGGGGTGGGGCGGTGGCTGCGGTGGTGGGGTGGAGTGGGGTGGGGATGCCTCGGGTGGGAGTCGGTCTTCGAGGCAGGCGCTCCGCACGGTCTGCACGAGCGGCGCGAACACCACCTCGCCCGGGCATTCGCCGAGGCCACCGACGCCGAACCCGACGACATCACCGTCCAGATCGCCGCCGGCCTGCTGAGCACCGTCCACCGTGTGCTCTTCCACCGCATCCAGACCCTCACCCTCGCCGGCCGCCCCGAGGACGAGATCGCTCGCCTCGTCGCCGCCGAAGCCGCCGAAGCCTTCGGCCTGCTGGAGCCCGCCCTGTCCGACTACGCCACCGCCTGACGCGGGCATCTCGCCGAACTCCGCCGCACCAGGTGGGCGTGGTCTTGGCGGTTGCCGCCGAGCGGGCGACGCAGTGGTCTCCGGCCGGGGGCATTGCCGCTGGGGCGAGGGATCGGGCACCGGGCAGACGAAACCCCCCGAGGCTCGGACTCGGGGGGTTGGGTGGCGTGCGGTGTGGGGGCCGGGGCGGGTCAGCGAAGTCCCACCTGTCGTCCCGCGTTCGGCACGCGCTCTCGCCGGGCCGGGTGATACGGCCGGCCGGGCCGTATCACAGGGCGCCGCGACGCCACTCCCGCAGGAGCAGGTATCCGAGGTACGCGCCGCCCAGCGCCATCGTCCAGATGCCGACCGGCAACTTGCCGAAGAACGGAGCGTTCTGGGCCGCCAGGTCGGCGAGCACGAGCAGCAGCGCGCCGGAGAGTGCGGAGAGCGCCAGGTGCGGGCCGCTGCCGCGGGTGATCCGCTTGACGATCTGCGGTGCGGTCAGCGCGATGAACGAGATCGGGCCGGCGACCGTGACGGCCCCGGCCGACAGCACGATGGTGAGCAGCACGGCGCCGGTGAAGGCGCGTTCCGGGCGTGCTCCCAGGGCCGCCGCCGTGGTGTCGCCCATCTCGCTGAGGCCCAGGGGGCGGGAGAGCAGCGCGGCGCACGGCACGCAGAACAGCAGCACCACGCCGATGGTCGCCGCGTCGTCCCAGGAGCGTGCGGTGAGGCTGCCGTTGAGGTACGAGCTGAGCACGGTGGCCTGGTCGCGCTCGATGGCGTAGACGATGTACTGGATGAACGCCGTCGCCATGGCCGAGACCCCGATGCCCGCGATGACCAGACGGCTGGGGTTGCGGAATCCGCTGCCGGTCGACACGTACACCACCGCCATCGCCGCCAGCGCTCCGCCCAGTGCGCCCAACGCGACCGGCACGTCCGGGAAGAGCAGGGCGACCAGCGCGGCGCCCGCGCCGGCCCCCGGGCCGAGGCCGATGACGTCCGGGCTGCCCAGCGGATTGCGGGTCACCGACTGGAAGAGGGCACCGGACAGGCCGAAGGCGGCACCGGCGGCCACCGCCACGGTCAACCGCGGTCCGCGCAGTCGGTCCAGGACGAAGGAGTCCACGCCGGTGGCGTTGCCGGACAGTGCCGACGGCAGGTCCGGCAGGGCGATGCCCAGGCGGCCGACGGTGAGGGTGGCGAGGCACGCGGCGAGCAGCGCCACGCACAGGGCGAGGCCGACCCAGAGCATCCGGACCGGGAGCCGCAGGGCGATTCCCGACCCGAGTCTGATGAGGAGCTTGCGACTGCCGGGACGGGGCCGCTGAACCGTACCGGAGACGGTCGTGGACGACGGGGCGGTGGTGGGGGTCATGAGCTGGCTCGCATTCTGCGAACGGCGATCAGAAGGGCGGGGGCGCCGGCGAACGCGGTGACAACACCGACCATCAATTCCTGCGGGCGTACCAGGAGCCTTCCGATGACGTCGGCCGCCAGCAGGAGGGTCGGGCCGAGCACGGCACTCAGGGCGAGCTGCCGCCGCACGTCGGCCCCCAGAAGGGTGCGGGCCAGGTGCGGCACGGCGAGTCCGACGAAGGCGATCGGTCCAGCGGCCGCGGTCGCGGCGGCGCTCAGCACGGTGGCCGTCAGCAGCGCGACGGCCTTGACTCGCTCCGGGCGGGCGCCGAGGGACGTCGCGGAATCCTCGCCCAGCGCGACGATGTTCAGTCCGCGGCCCAGGAACAGGGCGACGGCGAATCCGGCGACGGCCAACGGCAGCACGCTGCGCACGGCGTCCCAGTCGTGGCCGCCGAGCGCGCCGACGACCCAGTAGCGGTAGCTGTCGAAGACCTGCGGGCGGCTGAGGGTGACGGCCTGGATGAAGGCGCTCAGCACGGCGGTGAGCACCGCGCCGCCCAGCACCAGCCGGACCGGGTTCAGCCCCCTGCCGAGGGTCCCGATGACGTAGACGAAGACTCCGGTCAGCAGTGCGCCGGGCAGTGACCACAGCAGCGTCTGTGTCTGTCCGGAGACGCCGGCGAACGCGGTGGCGGCCACCACGCTCGCGGCGGCTCCGGTGTTGACGCCCAGCAAGCCCGGCTCGGCCAGTGGGTTGCGGGTCACCGTCTGCATCAGGACACCCGCCACGGACAGGCCGAGGCCCACCACGATGCCCAGCGCGGTGCGCGGATAGCGGCTCTCGACGACGGTGGTGGTGTAGGCATCGGCGTGGCCGGTGACGGCCTCCCAGACCTGCCCCGGGGGCAGGGTCTTGCTGCCGAACATGATGCTGGCCATGCAGACGAGGGCCAGGACGGCCAGGGCCAGGAGCAGTACGACGGTCGTGCGCCGGGCCGGCCGGCGCACGGCGGTCCGTTGCTCCGCGGTGTCGATGGTGGCGACCATGTGTCAACCGTCCCGCGGCGTTACTTGCCGGCCTTCTTCACCGCGCTGTCGATCAGCGGCAGGTAGCGCTTGATGCTGTAGGGCACGGTCAGCGGGTTGATCATGGAGGAAGCGGTGACGAAGGAGTTGTCCGAACTGGCCACCACGGCGCCCTTCTTGATGGCCGGCATGGCGGCGTACAGCGACTGGCCCTCGATCTCCCGACGGGTCTTGTCGTCGGAGTAGAAGGTGAAGAGGACGTCGCTCCTGTTCAGCTTGTCGGCGTTCTCCAGGCCGATGAGGGAGGAGGCGGTGCCGTCGGTCTCCTTGAAGGTGTTGACCACCGGATCGACCTGGAGCCCGAGGGACTTGACCATTTCCACCCGCTGCTCAGTGGGCTTGAACACGCCCAGGGTGCCCGGACCCGAAGTGTAGATGTAGGAGAAGGTCACGTTCTTGTAGTTCGGGCGGGACGCGGCGGCCTCGGCGAGCTGCTTCTTGATGCCCTTGATCAGCTCGGTGCCCTTCTCGGGCTGCCCGACGGCCTTGGCGACGGTGTTGATCTGCTCGTCCCAGCGAGTGCTCCACGCCTTGTCCGGATACGCCACCGTCGGCGCGATGTCCTTCAGGACGTCGTACTGCTTGGCAGTGATGCCCGACCACGGCGCCAGGATCAGGTCGGGGGCCAGTTCGGTGATCGCCTCGATGTCGAGCTGGTCGCCGCCCTTGAACTGCTTGGGCAGGGGGTCTCCGGCCTTCTTCACCGCGTCCTTGACCCAGGGCAGGTAGCCGGACTTGTCGCTGCCCCAGGCGTACTCCTCCACGCCGACCGGCGT is a genomic window containing:
- a CDS encoding NACHT domain-containing protein; this encodes MSGEVRNEFSGHAESVVQAGEIHVHQSDAPPDEVERLAQRLARAVAGQWEAEAAVRGLFGAAPLPIAWEMAGGQGVWSAARFADRYRQLPTPRRLVILGSAGAGKTTMAVLLVHELLAHRAVGDPIPVLLSIGSWDPAAEHLTNWLPRRLGEEYPVLGTGATAAANAGRLVDAGLILPVLDGLDELPQRRRADALAKINQALSDRDPLVLTCRTGEYQALLNGSDGLYAATVLRARPVAPEDVRRYLLAPHSARREARWRPVLDRLAAEPRGPLADALASPLLLGLARTAYAPESGRDPAELADTARLSSAAAIEAHLLDALLSTAFRREPAARNAFAWRARRWDEARSRRWLVFLAQHMKRLKTRDLAWWQLEQDGPASENAWTFGAAAWCCFSLTIIVAAVLGGRAVPWGFVWSGGGPIGAMCCIALWRGGAVRKRPHYRSKYSSVAVGGSLATATMFVVAWVATGGRVPVVPTALACAVALGLLVPNAMMSIYWDRKQVDVESVSPAVLMARERRAPLTVAAASAILVLAGTDVVHEVMGLSRVSGDVPLSFRIAQCVMAFALWAIIASRWGAYQVTHARLALRGRLPWRLMRFLDDVHQRGVLRQEGSVYQFRHARLQERLVASGRNPAG
- a CDS encoding SRPBCC family protein, translating into MKSVTVSIDVPQTPAQVYDFLDVMAHHERFTDHYLTDWRYDGPGRGIGSRATVTAALGGVTSDVVIEVVEAEAPRRLVERNISAAGRRLAHGTYTIEPLPSGGSRISFTYAWTRAPLAERLLAPAVRATMRRANHTVMQRLAAELARYVSAANR
- the infA gene encoding translation initiation factor IF-1, with product MTKAAGGIEAEGTVVECLRNATFKVELQNGHMVLAHISGKIRKNYIKILPYDRVLVELSPYDLTRGRIRYRYR
- a CDS encoding GNAT family N-acetyltransferase is translated as MNLVHSTSSADDRAIMVTRVSDMQWHAVEDDLTVGRGDAARRPDGRLFISIDAWHGAVFDRIVAAMLADLPTALYAVVDEADDDSRSAWERAGFAVARRERGYLVPTDPHVSGLGSVRPPSGVTIVPAGHAEEGPLRALDRVIRDEVEATVGWRTMPAEVLPRPVGTTLVDPSKYAVARYADQYVGLVRVAPLIRQPRIGLIAVRADRHRRGIARALLAHALGSLHRSGVCAAWAEVDEANAAATALFEGIGARRTAGTLELVRRRHSATPRPATPSRPTAHHMRFLPNTPSQNGRSERS
- a CDS encoding VOC family protein; translated protein: MQFTASTVSLTVDDVAASQAFFTTHLGYTVQQAADGFASLSRADAVDVVLLARGIQVLPPEQRDRHADGLILAFTLDGGLAEQQKRLRDAGIEITMPLRKEPWGETLFQVTDPNGVIIQFVEWSTPEHA
- a CDS encoding FecCD family ABC transporter permease gives rise to the protein MLWVGLALCVALLAACLATLTVGRLGIALPDLPSALSGNATGVDSFVLDRLRGPRLTVAVAAGAAFGLSGALFQSVTRNPLGSPDVIGLGPGAGAGAALVALLFPDVPVALGALGGALAAMAVVYVSTGSGFRNPSRLVIAGIGVSAMATAFIQYIVYAIERDQATVLSSYLNGSLTARSWDDAATIGVVLLFCVPCAALLSRPLGLSEMGDTTAAALGARPERAFTGAVLLTIVLSAGAVTVAGPISFIALTAPQIVKRITRGSGPHLALSALSGALLLVLADLAAQNAPFFGKLPVGIWTMALGGAYLGYLLLREWRRGAL
- a CDS encoding FecCD family ABC transporter permease is translated as MVATIDTAEQRTAVRRPARRTTVVLLLALAVLALVCMASIMFGSKTLPPGQVWEAVTGHADAYTTTVVESRYPRTALGIVVGLGLSVAGVLMQTVTRNPLAEPGLLGVNTGAAASVVAATAFAGVSGQTQTLLWSLPGALLTGVFVYVIGTLGRGLNPVRLVLGGAVLTAVLSAFIQAVTLSRPQVFDSYRYWVVGALGGHDWDAVRSVLPLAVAGFAVALFLGRGLNIVALGEDSATSLGARPERVKAVALLTATVLSAAATAAAGPIAFVGLAVPHLARTLLGADVRRQLALSAVLGPTLLLAADVIGRLLVRPQELMVGVVTAFAGAPALLIAVRRMRASS
- a CDS encoding iron-siderophore ABC transporter substrate-binding protein, whose translation is MTIASRRMTRRLFTAAAATSLLLVTSACGGGKGDAEAAGGSHGAFPVSIKSALGTATIKKEPKRIVTLGQGSAETAIALGHTPVGVEEYAWGSDKSGYLPWVKDAVKKAGDPLPKQFKGGDQLDIEAITELAPDLILAPWSGITAKQYDVLKDIAPTVAYPDKAWSTRWDEQINTVAKAVGQPEKGTELIKGIKKQLAEAAASRPNYKNVTFSYIYTSGPGTLGVFKPTEQRVEMVKSLGLQVDPVVNTFKETDGTASSLIGLENADKLNRSDVLFTFYSDDKTRREIEGQSLYAAMPAIKKGAVVASSDNSFVTASSMINPLTVPYSIKRYLPLIDSAVKKAGK